A stretch of the Arthrobacter stackebrandtii genome encodes the following:
- a CDS encoding lytic transglycosylase domain-containing protein, with amino-acid sequence MTSGTPWLRRTLAASAAAGVFLACTLLAAPAHAQDEPPSGYPSWSEVEKTKGDAAAAARQLGTIAALLDSLDSQAGALGDAAVAAGADYARTVQKLDAVSADVEVLNAQAERAAGQARRYTKEAVAVAVQGYKSGSTSLGTITTIVDLESAKNLNGVDLMQKLGERSAAKAVLARESQAAATQLQKTRQAALEEQRKLTEQAAGEKDAAVAARTSLNERILAQQGQSDTLVAQLAFLKDTTIAQEREYRLGQAAQADYEAAQQAKQQAVDAARLHDAEAAAPVPEQQPFPAPAPVARPVPAPQPSPKPVPRPDPAPAPKPAPVPAPKPDPAPAPAPKPDPAPPVVEPQPPLVPDIPGGVVNDPAGAKAYAAGALGSHGWGQDQFQCLDRLWERESGWRTNATNPYSGAYGIAQAYPASQYVSAGSDWLSNYRTQVNWGLSYIGGRYGSPCAAWDHSETVGWY; translated from the coding sequence ATGACTAGCGGGACACCCTGGCTTCGCCGCACCCTTGCCGCCAGTGCCGCGGCAGGGGTGTTCCTTGCCTGCACCCTGCTGGCAGCGCCGGCCCACGCGCAGGACGAGCCGCCGTCGGGGTACCCCAGCTGGTCCGAGGTGGAAAAGACCAAGGGTGATGCCGCAGCAGCCGCCCGCCAGCTCGGCACCATCGCCGCGCTCCTGGATTCCCTTGACAGCCAGGCCGGCGCCCTGGGAGATGCGGCCGTGGCCGCCGGGGCGGACTATGCCCGGACCGTGCAGAAACTGGACGCCGTGAGCGCTGACGTCGAGGTTCTCAACGCACAGGCCGAGCGCGCCGCGGGCCAGGCCCGGCGATACACCAAGGAAGCCGTCGCCGTCGCGGTCCAGGGCTACAAGAGCGGCAGCACCAGCCTGGGCACCATCACCACCATCGTCGACCTCGAATCGGCGAAGAACCTCAATGGCGTGGACCTGATGCAGAAGCTCGGCGAGCGGTCCGCCGCCAAGGCGGTGCTGGCCCGCGAGTCGCAGGCCGCCGCCACACAGCTGCAGAAAACGCGTCAGGCAGCGTTGGAGGAGCAGCGGAAACTCACCGAGCAGGCCGCGGGGGAGAAGGACGCCGCCGTCGCAGCGCGAACGTCGCTTAACGAGCGGATCCTGGCGCAGCAGGGCCAGAGCGACACCCTCGTGGCGCAGCTGGCGTTTCTCAAGGACACCACGATCGCCCAGGAGCGAGAATACCGGCTGGGCCAGGCGGCTCAGGCCGACTACGAAGCCGCCCAGCAGGCCAAGCAACAAGCTGTTGACGCAGCCCGCCTCCACGACGCGGAGGCTGCCGCGCCAGTGCCGGAGCAACAGCCCTTCCCGGCGCCGGCCCCCGTGGCGAGGCCCGTCCCCGCACCCCAACCTTCTCCCAAACCGGTTCCAAGGCCGGACCCTGCACCCGCGCCAAAGCCTGCACCTGTGCCGGCACCCAAGCCGGACCCTGCACCTGCCCCGGCGCCCAAACCGGATCCCGCCCCTCCGGTGGTGGAACCGCAGCCGCCCCTGGTGCCGGACATCCCCGGCGGGGTCGTCAACGACCCAGCCGGCGCGAAGGCCTACGCCGCGGGTGCGCTGGGATCGCACGGGTGGGGACAGGACCAGTTCCAATGCCTGGACCGTCTCTGGGAACGTGAATCGGGTTGGCGAACCAACGCCACCAACCCGTACAGCGGCGCCTACGGCATCGCCCAGGCGTATCCCGCGAGCCAGTATGTCAGCGCCGGCAGTGACTGGCTCAGCAACTACCGCACACAGGTCAACTGGGGGCTCAGCTACATCGGCGGCCGCTACGGTTCGCCTTGTGCGGCGTGGGACCATTCCGAAACCGTCGGCTGGTACTGA
- the miaB gene encoding tRNA (N6-isopentenyl adenosine(37)-C2)-methylthiotransferase MiaB, translating to MSLIQDSVDSSAPTTATRPRTYQVRTYGCQMNVHDSERMAGLLETAGLVAFDDAGATGELDGHNQPVGPSPDVVVFNTCAVRENADNKLYGNLGMLAHVKESNPGMQIAVGGCLAQKDRDTIQKRAPWVDVVFGTHNVGALPVLLERARHNADAQIEILESLDVFPSTLPTKRDSVYSGWVSISVGCNNTCTFCIVPSLRGKERDRRPGEILAEIQALVDDGAIEVTLLGQNVNSYGVEFGDRLAFGKLLRACGEIEGLERVRFTSPHPAAFTDDVIAAMAETPNVMPQLHMPLQSGSDKVLKDMRRSYRSAKFLGILDKVREQMPHAAISTDIIVGFPGETEEDFQATLDVVEKSRFATAFTFQYSKRPGTPAADLPDQLPKEVVQERFLRLTALQDRIAAEENAQQVGREVEVMVTAQSGRKAAETHRLSGRAQDQRLVHFSVPEGAETPRPGDLVTVTITEAAAFHLVADPTPETYRLRRSRAGDAWDLAQAESCGVPAASGQSDGARPKVSLGMPVLPVRTA from the coding sequence GTGAGCCTGATCCAAGACAGCGTCGATTCGTCCGCACCAACCACAGCAACCCGGCCCCGCACCTACCAGGTGCGCACCTACGGCTGCCAAATGAACGTCCACGACTCCGAGCGCATGGCGGGCCTGCTGGAAACCGCCGGCCTGGTCGCCTTTGACGATGCCGGGGCCACGGGCGAGTTGGACGGCCACAACCAGCCCGTGGGGCCCAGCCCCGACGTCGTCGTCTTCAACACCTGCGCAGTCCGCGAAAACGCCGACAACAAGCTTTACGGCAACCTGGGCATGCTGGCCCACGTCAAGGAATCCAACCCGGGCATGCAGATCGCCGTGGGCGGTTGCCTGGCCCAGAAGGACCGGGACACGATCCAAAAACGCGCCCCCTGGGTGGACGTCGTCTTCGGCACCCACAACGTCGGCGCCCTGCCCGTGCTGCTGGAACGTGCCCGCCACAACGCCGACGCCCAGATCGAAATCCTGGAATCCCTCGACGTCTTCCCCTCCACGCTGCCCACCAAACGTGATTCCGTCTACTCCGGCTGGGTCTCCATCTCCGTGGGCTGCAACAACACCTGCACCTTCTGCATCGTGCCCTCACTCCGCGGCAAGGAACGCGACCGCCGGCCCGGAGAAATCCTGGCCGAAATCCAGGCGCTCGTGGACGACGGCGCCATAGAGGTGACGCTGCTGGGCCAGAACGTGAACTCTTACGGCGTCGAGTTCGGCGACCGCCTCGCGTTCGGCAAGTTGCTGCGCGCCTGCGGCGAGATCGAGGGCCTGGAACGCGTCCGTTTCACCAGCCCGCACCCGGCAGCCTTCACAGACGACGTCATCGCCGCCATGGCCGAAACCCCCAACGTCATGCCGCAACTGCACATGCCGCTGCAGTCCGGCTCCGACAAGGTGCTCAAGGACATGCGCCGCTCCTACCGCTCCGCCAAGTTCCTGGGGATCCTGGACAAGGTCCGCGAGCAGATGCCACACGCCGCCATTTCCACCGACATCATCGTCGGCTTCCCCGGCGAAACCGAGGAAGACTTCCAGGCAACGCTCGACGTCGTCGAGAAGTCGCGCTTCGCCACCGCCTTCACCTTCCAATACTCCAAGCGGCCCGGCACACCCGCCGCGGACCTGCCGGACCAACTGCCCAAGGAAGTCGTCCAGGAGCGCTTCCTGCGCCTGACGGCCTTGCAGGACCGGATCGCCGCGGAGGAGAACGCGCAACAGGTTGGACGCGAAGTCGAGGTCATGGTCACGGCGCAGTCGGGCCGCAAGGCAGCCGAGACCCACCGTCTTTCCGGCCGCGCCCAGGACCAGCGCCTGGTGCACTTCAGCGTCCCCGAAGGCGCCGAAACCCCCCGCCCCGGCGACCTTGTCACCGTCACCATCACCGAGGCCGCCGCCTTCCACCTGGTCGCGGACCCCACACCGGAGACGTACCGGCTCCGCCGCTCCCGCGCGGGCGATGCCTGGGATCTGGCCCAGGCAGAGTCCTGCGGGGTGCCGGCCGCCAGCGGCCAGTCCGACGGCGCCCGGCCGAAGGTCAGCCTGGGCATGCCCGTCCTCCCTGTCAGGACAGCGTGA
- the miaA gene encoding tRNA (adenosine(37)-N6)-dimethylallyltransferase MiaA: MVAVVGPTGSGKSELALELAERFNGEAINADSMQFYRGMDIGTAKLPPAERRGIRHHLMDFLSVREDTTVADFQRMARAAVADVRSRGRLPILVGGSGLYNRAAIDVLEFPGTDPQLRAALETDLERHGLSALLARLAEVDPVSAARINDGKRAVRALEVHALTGRPFSSFMPEREYVTPTVQIGLNGDRAELHDRLAQRVHRMVDSGLLAEVEALIPKGLREGRTAHKALGYQQFLRVIDGESTVAAASEETIVATRQFARRQLTWFRADPRVHWLDWAQPDLGAAAAELVRALPLSND; encoded by the coding sequence CTGGTGGCCGTGGTAGGTCCCACGGGCTCCGGCAAGTCCGAGCTGGCCCTGGAATTGGCTGAGCGCTTCAACGGCGAGGCCATCAACGCCGACTCCATGCAGTTCTATCGCGGCATGGACATTGGTACGGCCAAGCTGCCGCCGGCGGAACGCCGCGGCATCCGGCACCACCTGATGGATTTCCTCAGCGTCCGGGAAGATACCACGGTGGCGGACTTCCAGCGGATGGCCCGCGCCGCCGTCGCGGACGTCCGCTCCCGCGGCAGGCTGCCCATCCTGGTGGGCGGATCCGGGCTGTACAACAGGGCTGCCATCGATGTCCTGGAATTCCCGGGCACCGATCCGCAACTGCGGGCGGCGCTGGAGACAGACCTGGAACGGCACGGGTTGTCCGCGCTCCTGGCCCGGCTGGCGGAAGTTGATCCGGTCTCCGCAGCCCGAATCAATGACGGCAAGCGCGCGGTCCGGGCCCTGGAGGTCCATGCCCTGACCGGCCGCCCGTTCAGCTCCTTCATGCCCGAGCGCGAGTACGTCACCCCCACGGTCCAAATCGGCCTGAACGGCGACCGCGCCGAGCTTCACGACCGCCTCGCCCAGCGCGTGCACAGGATGGTGGATTCCGGCCTGCTCGCCGAAGTGGAGGCACTCATCCCCAAGGGGCTGAGGGAGGGCCGCACGGCGCACAAGGCGCTCGGCTACCAGCAGTTCCTGCGGGTCATTGACGGCGAATCGACGGTGGCGGCGGCCAGCGAGGAAACCATTGTCGCGACACGCCAGTTCGCCCGCCGCCAGCTCACCTGGTTCCGTGCCGACCCCCGCGTGCACTGGCTTGACTGGGCGCAGCCGGACCTCGGTGCGGCCGCAGCGGAGCTTGTCCGTGCCTTACCCTTAAGCAATGACTGA
- a CDS encoding class I SAM-dependent methyltransferase, with protein MTMGTQGAEHYFSSQPATPMKRRPLSVVLAGEKRSLQTAGGIFSPDGVDKGTVILLNEAPPPAGEGNLLDIGCGWGPIALTLALRSPAATVYAVDVNERSIELTRDNASALGLDNVKASTPDAVDPAVRFNTIWSNPPIRVGKSELHSILLMWLPRLAQHGNAYLVVQKNLGSDSLQRWLAAELAEQFPEAGFSVSRDSTHKAFRILRVVRDHP; from the coding sequence ATGACTATGGGTACTCAGGGTGCAGAGCACTATTTCAGTTCACAGCCGGCAACGCCGATGAAACGCCGACCCCTCAGCGTGGTCCTGGCCGGGGAGAAGCGCAGCCTGCAGACGGCCGGCGGCATTTTCAGCCCAGACGGAGTGGACAAGGGCACCGTCATCCTGCTCAACGAAGCACCGCCGCCGGCAGGGGAAGGGAACCTGCTGGACATTGGCTGCGGCTGGGGCCCCATTGCCCTGACCCTGGCCCTGCGCTCCCCCGCCGCGACCGTCTACGCCGTCGACGTCAATGAGCGTTCCATCGAACTGACCCGCGACAACGCGTCGGCCCTGGGGCTGGACAACGTGAAGGCCTCCACGCCCGACGCCGTTGACCCCGCCGTGCGCTTCAACACGATCTGGTCCAACCCGCCGATCCGTGTGGGCAAGTCGGAGCTGCATTCAATCCTGCTGATGTGGCTGCCGCGCCTGGCGCAGCACGGCAACGCCTACCTGGTGGTGCAAAAGAACCTGGGCTCCGATTCGCTGCAGCGCTGGCTTGCCGCCGAGCTTGCCGAACAGTTCCCGGAGGCCGGCTTCAGCGTGAGCCGCGACTCCACCCACAAGGCATTCCGCATCCTGCGCGTGGTTCGCGACCACCCCTAA
- the hflX gene encoding GTPase HflX, with product MSNASAPHPSDDDQQDRNESGTELSAAEIEAVIDRILAKDAAAVRAVREEQDLDAQDPHGGTAAARPLKGSAQAVSSLDFQHSRFDGDQSELADRNALRRQASLSTELEDVSEVEYRQLRLERVVLAGLWSVGTMADAENSLRELAALAETAGSEVLDGLVQRRAKPDPATFLGQGKAQELKEIVHATGADTVIIDGDLSPSQRRTLEEVVNVKVIDRTALILDIFAQHAQSREGRAQVELAQMEYLLPRLRGWGESMSRQAGGRVGTAGGGIGSRGPGETKMELDRRKIRTRMAKLRREIAAMAPARETKRANRKRNSVPSVAIAGYTNAGKSSLLNRLTNAGVLVENALFATLDPTVRKTETADGLGYTLVDTVGFVRALPTQLVEAFRSTLEEVADADLILHIVDASHPDPEGQISAVRNVFGEVGALQVPEIIILNKADIADPFVVERLRQREPRSVVVSARTGEGIEELLAAIAEGIPHPSVTLTLMVPYDRGDVLNKLHRSDSEIISLEHGEHGTLVNVRVREDLAAEVEPFVQHA from the coding sequence ATGTCCAACGCATCTGCACCCCACCCATCCGACGACGACCAGCAGGACCGCAACGAATCCGGCACGGAGCTTTCCGCTGCCGAGATTGAGGCGGTAATTGACCGGATCCTCGCCAAGGATGCGGCGGCCGTGCGCGCCGTGCGGGAAGAGCAGGACCTGGACGCGCAGGACCCCCACGGAGGCACCGCGGCCGCCCGACCCCTGAAGGGATCCGCGCAGGCGGTTTCCTCCCTCGACTTCCAGCACAGCCGTTTTGACGGAGACCAGAGCGAGCTCGCCGACCGCAACGCGCTGCGCCGCCAGGCCAGCCTGTCCACCGAGCTGGAGGACGTGTCCGAGGTTGAATACCGCCAGCTGCGGCTGGAACGGGTGGTATTGGCCGGACTCTGGTCCGTAGGCACCATGGCCGACGCCGAGAACTCCCTGCGTGAACTGGCCGCACTCGCTGAAACAGCCGGCTCAGAGGTCCTGGACGGACTGGTGCAGCGGCGCGCCAAGCCTGACCCTGCCACATTCCTGGGCCAGGGCAAGGCGCAGGAACTCAAGGAAATCGTCCACGCCACCGGGGCCGACACCGTCATCATTGACGGCGACCTCTCCCCGTCGCAGCGGCGCACCCTGGAGGAAGTCGTCAACGTCAAGGTCATCGACCGCACGGCGCTGATTCTGGACATTTTTGCACAACACGCGCAGTCCCGCGAAGGCCGGGCCCAGGTCGAACTGGCCCAGATGGAATACCTGCTGCCGCGCCTGCGCGGCTGGGGCGAGTCAATGTCCCGGCAGGCGGGCGGCCGGGTGGGCACAGCCGGCGGCGGTATCGGCTCCCGCGGCCCCGGTGAAACAAAGATGGAACTGGACCGGCGAAAGATCCGCACCCGGATGGCCAAGCTGCGCCGGGAAATTGCCGCCATGGCACCGGCCCGGGAGACCAAGCGGGCCAACCGCAAGCGCAACAGCGTCCCCTCCGTCGCCATTGCCGGCTACACCAACGCCGGCAAGTCGTCCCTGCTGAACAGGCTCACCAACGCAGGGGTGCTGGTGGAGAATGCGTTATTCGCCACGCTTGATCCCACCGTCCGCAAGACAGAGACCGCCGACGGCCTCGGCTACACGCTCGTGGACACCGTGGGCTTCGTCCGTGCGCTGCCAACCCAGCTGGTGGAGGCTTTCCGCTCCACCCTGGAGGAAGTGGCGGATGCGGACCTGATCCTGCACATTGTGGATGCCTCCCACCCAGACCCCGAAGGGCAGATCTCTGCCGTCCGGAACGTCTTTGGCGAGGTTGGCGCGCTGCAGGTCCCCGAGATCATCATCCTGAACAAGGCAGACATCGCCGACCCCTTCGTCGTGGAGCGGCTGCGCCAGCGCGAACCGCGCTCCGTGGTGGTCTCGGCCCGCACGGGGGAAGGCATCGAAGAGCTGCTTGCGGCCATTGCCGAGGGCATCCCGCACCCCAGCGTCACCCTTACGCTGATGGTGCCCTATGACCGCGGCGACGTCCTGAACAAGCTGCACCGCAGCGATTCGGAAATCATCAGCCTTGAGCACGGCGAACACGGCACGCTGGTGAATGTGCGTGTCCGTGAGGACCTGGCTGCTGAAGTGGAACCGTTTGTCCAGCATGCCTGA
- a CDS encoding regulatory protein RecX: protein MNRARPAPELDPDANPASVARSIVLRQLTNSAKSRHQLAQKLAERNIPEDVAEAVLDRFESVKLIDDAEFAHMWVRSRSMHKSLARGALRRELAEKGIAPDLAEQALEQIDDDIEREQGKDLVRRKLRTSIDLSDRAERDKYTRRWVGMLARKGFNPSLAFGMVAEVIDESRQDD, encoded by the coding sequence ATGAACAGGGCCCGCCCGGCACCGGAACTGGACCCCGACGCGAACCCCGCGTCGGTGGCCAGGTCCATCGTGCTGCGCCAGCTGACCAACTCGGCCAAGAGCCGGCACCAGCTGGCGCAGAAACTGGCCGAGCGCAACATCCCCGAGGATGTGGCCGAGGCGGTGCTGGACCGATTCGAATCGGTGAAGCTGATCGACGACGCCGAGTTCGCCCACATGTGGGTGCGCAGCCGTTCCATGCACAAATCACTGGCACGGGGGGCGCTCAGGCGTGAGCTTGCAGAGAAGGGGATCGCCCCGGACCTTGCCGAACAGGCGCTGGAGCAGATCGACGACGACATCGAACGGGAACAGGGCAAGGACCTTGTCCGGCGCAAGCTGCGCACCTCCATCGATCTCTCCGACCGGGCAGAACGTGACAAATACACCCGCCGGTGGGTGGGCATGCTCGCACGCAAGGGGTTCAACCCCTCGCTCGCCTTTGGCATGGTGGCAGAAGTCATTGACGAAAGCAGGCAGGATGACTAG
- the lexA gene encoding transcriptional repressor LexA, with amino-acid sequence MELPDPPHRIPQAPSRAGMKGLTVRQKKILECIQRSIADKGYPPSMREIGDSVGLASLSSVTHQLTQLERHGYLRRDPKRPRAMEVLIPLVLDDGKVEIEGVSSPKSLRSSNGLNFAELSSSSDTAFVPLVGRIAAGGPILADQAVDDIMPLPRQIVGSGELFMLKVQGDSMIDAAICDGDWVVVRQQNTANNGDIVAALLEDEATVKTFRQRDGHIWLLPQNTRYEPILGDHATIMGKVVSVLRSL; translated from the coding sequence ATGGAGCTTCCCGACCCACCGCACCGCATCCCCCAGGCACCCAGCCGCGCCGGCATGAAGGGGCTCACCGTGCGGCAAAAGAAGATCCTTGAGTGCATCCAGCGCTCCATCGCGGACAAGGGCTACCCGCCGTCAATGCGCGAGATCGGCGATTCCGTGGGGCTCGCCAGCCTGTCCAGCGTCACGCACCAGCTCACGCAGCTTGAACGCCATGGCTACCTGCGGCGCGACCCCAAGCGCCCCCGGGCCATGGAGGTCCTCATCCCGCTGGTCCTGGACGACGGCAAGGTGGAAATCGAGGGCGTGAGTTCACCCAAGTCACTGCGCAGCTCCAACGGCCTGAACTTTGCCGAACTCAGCAGTTCCTCAGACACCGCGTTCGTGCCGCTTGTTGGCCGCATCGCCGCCGGCGGACCCATCCTGGCCGACCAGGCTGTGGATGACATCATGCCGCTGCCACGCCAGATCGTGGGCAGCGGAGAGCTGTTCATGCTGAAGGTGCAGGGAGACTCCATGATCGACGCCGCCATCTGCGACGGCGACTGGGTGGTGGTGCGCCAGCAGAACACCGCCAACAACGGCGACATTGTTGCGGCACTTCTTGAAGATGAGGCCACCGTCAAGACATTCCGCCAGCGCGACGGCCACATCTGGCTGCTGCCCCAGAACACCCGCTACGAGCCGATCCTCGGCGACCACGCGACCATCATGGGCAAGGTGGTCTCCGTGCTGCGCAGCCTGTAG
- the dapF gene encoding diaminopimelate epimerase, with translation MTDDTSPLTGLRFSKGHGTGNDFVLMADPDGARPLSTEQIARLCDRHRGLGGDGFIRAVRSRALPEGAAALAENPDAEWFMDYYNADGSLSEMCGNGVRVFIHFLLTQGLVALEDGGELSIGTRAGIKKVARTAAGYRVDMGPWDFIHPSHAAERGVDSVVEAAGLAEPRPALSITMGNPHTVVALEETADLAALDLAGTPAVIPVPPSGTNVEFVLPADPLVTDDVGHISMRVHERGVGETLSCGTGACAAAAATRFWAGAGAPDAWSVAVPGGVVGVRFFPGADGREHVELSGPAVMVAEGVLADGLLQQL, from the coding sequence ATGACTGACGACACCTCACCGCTGACCGGCTTGCGCTTCTCAAAGGGACACGGCACCGGCAACGACTTTGTCCTCATGGCCGACCCCGATGGCGCCCGCCCCCTGTCCACAGAGCAGATCGCGCGCCTGTGCGACCGCCACAGGGGCCTGGGCGGCGACGGATTCATCCGTGCCGTCCGCTCGCGGGCGCTCCCGGAAGGCGCCGCCGCGCTGGCGGAGAACCCGGATGCCGAATGGTTCATGGACTACTACAACGCCGACGGCTCACTCTCGGAGATGTGCGGCAACGGGGTGCGCGTCTTCATCCACTTCCTCCTCACCCAGGGGCTCGTGGCGCTGGAGGACGGCGGGGAACTGTCCATCGGCACCCGCGCCGGTATCAAAAAGGTGGCGCGAACGGCCGCCGGCTACCGGGTGGACATGGGACCGTGGGACTTCATCCACCCCAGCCATGCCGCCGAGCGCGGCGTCGACTCCGTGGTGGAGGCCGCAGGCCTGGCCGAACCGCGGCCCGCCCTGTCCATCACCATGGGCAACCCCCACACGGTGGTGGCCCTCGAGGAGACCGCGGACCTGGCTGCGCTGGACCTGGCCGGCACGCCGGCCGTCATCCCGGTTCCGCCGTCCGGAACCAATGTGGAGTTTGTGCTGCCGGCGGATCCCCTGGTGACGGACGACGTCGGACACATCAGCATGCGCGTCCACGAACGCGGGGTGGGGGAGACCCTGTCCTGCGGCACGGGTGCCTGCGCGGCTGCTGCCGCCACCCGCTTTTGGGCCGGTGCCGGCGCGCCCGATGCCTGGTCCGTGGCGGTCCCCGGCGGCGTGGTGGGCGTGCGGTTCTTCCCCGGTGCCGATGGGCGCGAGCATGTGGAACTGAGCGGGCCGGCCGTCATGGTCGCCGAGGGCGTGCTGGCGGACGGGCTGCTCCAACAGCTCTAG
- a CDS encoding ATP-dependent DNA helicase, which translates to MPESAQPSSELSVQALELLDRAVETMGGQRRDGQHEMVRRVVGAIEKNEHLLVQAGTGTGKSLAYLIPLIVNSLTSDKPAVVATATLALQAQIVGRDVPRLLAALEPLLPRPIDVALVKGRSNYVCKQKLGGGFPSEDQGEGALFSLGEDNSVAHLPGAGTGPTSALGKEVVRLREWAQDSETGDRDELVPGVTDKAWRQVSVTSMECLGAAKCPLATECFSELARARGADADIVVTNHAMLAISAFEGIAVLPEYDVVVVDEAHELQDRVTGAVTGQLSVQMVQAAASSTRKHTGVSVDALHAGATALDFALAGVPEGLMPNGLNEAQSQAVEQVRDAVRAALSDSKPDGNAAVDGGRSIARSRLNLVFDLCERLLAAADAGEVVWASRPGTFAPGKGYQKADPNEPATINIAPLSVAMKLREGLFADRTVVLTSATLAIGDSFQATAGGLGLLGPSAPAWSGADVGSPFDYPKQGMLYVAAHLQKPGFGTSPEQLDELAELITAAGGGTLALFSSRRAAEDAAEKLRKKLKMKILCQGDSSMSGLIKQFADEPDTCLFGTMSLWQGVDVQGASCRLVVIDRIPFPRPDDPLVTARARAVAQSGGDGFIAISATHAAVRLAQGVGRLIRSSQDRGVVAVLDSRLANASYGGFLRAALPPFWATKDRAVALSALKRLSGK; encoded by the coding sequence ATGCCTGAGAGTGCCCAGCCTTCGAGTGAACTTTCCGTGCAGGCCCTGGAACTGCTGGACCGAGCCGTGGAAACCATGGGCGGCCAGCGCCGCGACGGCCAGCACGAAATGGTCCGCAGGGTGGTGGGGGCCATCGAGAAGAATGAGCACCTGCTCGTCCAGGCAGGCACCGGCACGGGAAAATCCCTTGCCTACCTGATTCCGCTCATCGTCAATTCACTGACCAGCGACAAACCCGCCGTGGTGGCCACGGCAACACTGGCACTGCAGGCGCAGATTGTGGGCCGCGATGTTCCCCGGCTGCTTGCAGCCCTGGAGCCATTGCTGCCACGCCCCATCGATGTTGCCCTGGTCAAGGGACGCAGCAACTACGTCTGCAAACAAAAGCTTGGCGGCGGCTTCCCCAGCGAGGACCAAGGCGAGGGTGCACTGTTCAGCCTGGGGGAGGACAACAGCGTCGCCCACCTGCCGGGGGCCGGCACGGGACCCACCTCGGCCCTGGGCAAGGAAGTGGTGCGGCTGCGGGAATGGGCCCAGGACTCCGAAACGGGCGACCGTGACGAACTGGTCCCCGGCGTCACCGACAAGGCCTGGCGGCAGGTTTCTGTCACTTCCATGGAATGCCTGGGTGCCGCAAAATGCCCGCTCGCCACGGAGTGCTTCTCCGAGTTGGCCCGGGCACGCGGTGCCGACGCCGACATCGTGGTGACCAATCACGCCATGCTGGCCATCAGCGCGTTCGAGGGCATCGCCGTGCTTCCCGAATACGACGTCGTGGTGGTGGACGAGGCCCACGAACTGCAGGACAGGGTAACCGGGGCCGTCACCGGCCAGCTCTCCGTGCAGATGGTGCAGGCCGCGGCCTCCAGCACCCGCAAGCACACGGGCGTCTCCGTGGACGCGCTGCATGCCGGCGCCACGGCACTGGACTTTGCCCTGGCCGGGGTGCCCGAAGGCCTTATGCCCAACGGGCTCAACGAGGCCCAGTCCCAGGCCGTCGAGCAGGTGCGCGATGCCGTGCGTGCGGCCCTCTCCGACTCCAAGCCGGACGGGAATGCCGCCGTTGACGGCGGGCGGTCCATTGCCAGGTCTAGATTGAACCTGGTCTTCGACCTGTGCGAACGCCTGCTTGCCGCTGCCGATGCCGGCGAAGTGGTGTGGGCCTCCCGCCCCGGCACCTTCGCACCCGGGAAAGGCTACCAAAAAGCCGACCCCAATGAACCCGCCACCATCAACATCGCCCCGTTGAGCGTTGCCATGAAGCTTCGGGAGGGACTGTTTGCGGACCGTACGGTGGTGCTCACATCGGCCACCCTGGCCATTGGCGATTCCTTCCAGGCCACGGCCGGTGGGCTGGGCCTGCTGGGCCCCAGCGCGCCTGCCTGGAGCGGGGCCGACGTCGGTTCCCCCTTTGACTACCCCAAGCAGGGCATGCTGTACGTGGCCGCCCACCTGCAGAAACCCGGTTTCGGCACGTCTCCGGAACAGCTGGACGAGCTGGCCGAGCTCATCACCGCGGCCGGAGGCGGGACCCTTGCACTCTTCTCCTCCCGGCGGGCGGCGGAAGACGCTGCCGAAAAGCTGCGCAAGAAGCTCAAAATGAAGATCCTGTGCCAGGGCGACTCCTCAATGTCCGGTCTCATCAAGCAGTTTGCCGACGAACCGGACACCTGCCTGTTCGGCACCATGTCGCTGTGGCAGGGTGTTGATGTCCAGGGTGCATCCTGCCGCCTGGTCGTCATCGACAGGATCCCGTTCCCGCGTCCCGACGACCCTCTCGTCACCGCCCGCGCACGGGCCGTTGCCCAGAGTGGTGGCGACGGATTCATCGCCATTTCCGCCACCCATGCCGCCGTGCGGCTGGCACAGGGCGTGGGGCGGCTGATCCGCTCCAGCCAGGACCGCGGCGTGGTTGCGGTTCTTGACTCTCGGCTGGCGAACGCCAGCTACGGCGGATTCCTGCGGGCGGCCCTGCCACCATTCTGGGCGACGAAGGACCGTGCCGTGGCACTGTCTGCCCTCAAGCGCCTCTCCGGCAAGTAG